The DNA segment TCAcgcccttcgagagggaacttctcacAGATATCAACACAGCCCCCGCCCatctccaccccaacagctgggctttcgtaaggggttttcaaattctttgcggataTCTAGGCATCCTTCCCTCTGTGGATGTATTCTtacatttcttcgaggtgaagaaacaggggaaaagcttttgggtaagcttctccggGATCGCAGGTAGGATccttctttctctcttccagAACTCATACAAAagctggaagggaaaattcttcagggtgtgctgcgccaagcacgaccccacagccttggatggctttcccctgtactggacggaacaccccaagctgctcagggccaaggccctggatgagctatcccctggtgatagggaggtatgcaaggccttggctggcttGGGGATTGTCTTCGACACGCTGAAGCTCATCGCAAGCGAATACAACGCTCactccctgaccacctactttggtagggagactcCTCTCGTATTGTTTTCTGTTATCTGTATTTTACTGTTTCACGCTTGCTCTACTGGCCTCTTCCACCTGTTTCCCCTGTGTTATGTGCCTTATGTCTCATTCATCTACGCGTTTTGTGGGTTTGTATAACTGCTTTGGCTTTAACTTCTGCTATTTGGTttatctgaatgtaggatcggtgatggatgcCTCCAAGAGGATGGTTTtggcgaaagcgatgaaggccgctcgtgctgccaaggctggcgcctcctccgcccctgctgctggCCCAAACCCCTCCTTAACCCTGCCTTTACCACCACCAACCACTACCGAagccccactaggctcatcttcaccatcCTCACATAGCCCCTAGGCGCTTCAAACACCCGGCTCTCCTCCGCCCATCGCCGCCGTCCCTCTGGCTATGGCTTCATCACCGACTCCAaaccccttgacaaaggaaaacgggtcttggagattatatccgatgatgaggactctgatggcgtggcacccttcaagaggaggaaggcCGCGAGGGTTCCCATCCTACCAGCGGCATCGCCCCAGGGGGGGAATTCCTTTAGGGATAACCCTCCAAGTGCCACTTCTCTTCCTCCCACAATGGTCTAAGAGGAAACAGGCGAAGGGGCCGAATCCGCTCCACCCTCACCACCGGCAGAGGTCTCCGTTGCTCCCGCCTCCGTCGCCGCCGCCCCAGATCTTATTGCCATCCCTCCTCTaattatgcatctgatgaggggcttcagcgggggatcaatgccagaaggctccgacaggaaggagggaatgcccttctacttAGGATCCTTCTTGGCCGTTGCCCTTGAATGGCGTGCCCAAGCTAGAAACGCTGTTTTGCAgactcaaaccctccaggccttggaaacaagggtatCTACCctggagaaggaaaagaaaactttgGAATGCCAAAACAAGGCCTACCAAATCACTCTGAAGCTGGCGCAAGAGGCCAAAGAGGAGGCTGAAAAACAACTGGAAGAGGCGGTGGAGCTTCAGGCTGACTTTTACGCTCGGGAAGTCACCCTCCAAGTTCAGGTAACGAGCCTCCAAGACATAGTCGAAGCTTAcgaagaagttcaaaaggacttgaaggaccgaTGCTGCGGGCAGGCTGACGaactggagcggatggaggggg comes from the Phaseolus vulgaris cultivar G19833 chromosome 8, P. vulgaris v2.0, whole genome shotgun sequence genome and includes:
- the LOC137824939 gene encoding uncharacterized protein, whose translation is MHLMRGFSGGSMPEGSDRKEGMPFYLGSFLAVALEWRAQARNAVLQTQTLQALETRVSTLEKEKKTLECQNKAYQITLKLAQEAKEEAEKQLEEAVELQADFYAREVTLQVQVTSLQDIVEAYEEVQKDLKDRCCGQADELERMEGEMATQAKALGLLQVDYDKLQIEVSRLRVEKEALEKQVASGDATIEELEKDKKTLIHDMAGTFEEGFKEALAQAVCENPGIDVSNCDSTHHIVDGKVVPLKLDD